In one Arenibacter antarcticus genomic region, the following are encoded:
- a CDS encoding sugar phosphate isomerase/epimerase, whose protein sequence is MKRTALLTVLIFVTFITCNSGTEESVNIPDPVAPEIQDPPLKVGYSIPIGGSKFELKSLKYAKSVGVDYVEVSGISAFIDGNRNFKLSEAEISEKLKWAKKNADEAGIEIWSIHMPFGEHIDLSLVNETDRQDVVAKHSKLVELLGILKPKIILFHPSYYLGLNERDLRKVQFIKSANALNEKVKEINATMVVENMLGPELLRDSNRERPLLRTVQETVEVMSRLPESIGSAIDMNHIKNPEELIMAMGSRLKSLHIADGTGLQENHFSPCSGKGKNNWTLILEALEKVEFKGPFMFESAYDDEKELLGCYRLLYNNYLRSTK, encoded by the coding sequence ATGAAACGAACCGCATTATTAACTGTACTGATATTTGTTACATTCATCACCTGTAATTCTGGCACAGAAGAATCAGTAAATATACCAGACCCAGTAGCGCCGGAAATTCAAGATCCACCATTAAAGGTGGGTTACAGTATCCCAATTGGGGGTAGTAAATTTGAACTTAAAAGTTTAAAATACGCTAAATCAGTGGGTGTAGATTATGTGGAGGTATCCGGAATATCTGCTTTTATTGATGGAAATAGGAACTTTAAACTTTCCGAAGCGGAAATTTCAGAAAAACTAAAATGGGCAAAAAAGAATGCGGATGAGGCTGGAATCGAAATTTGGTCGATTCATATGCCCTTCGGTGAGCATATAGATCTATCATTGGTCAATGAAACGGATCGCCAAGATGTGGTTGCCAAGCATAGTAAATTGGTGGAGCTGTTGGGAATTCTAAAACCAAAAATAATTCTATTTCATCCAAGTTATTATTTAGGGTTAAATGAAAGGGACCTCCGAAAGGTGCAGTTCATAAAATCGGCTAATGCATTGAATGAAAAAGTGAAGGAAATCAATGCAACTATGGTAGTCGAAAACATGCTGGGACCAGAGCTTTTAAGAGATAGTAATCGGGAGAGACCATTGCTTCGTACTGTACAGGAAACAGTGGAAGTCATGAGTAGACTTCCAGAATCTATCGGCTCTGCAATTGATATGAATCATATCAAGAACCCCGAAGAATTGATTATGGCAATGGGAAGTCGACTAAAATCGCTCCATATAGCAGATGGTACCGGATTACAGGAAAATCACTTTTCTCCTTGCTCAGGTAAAGGAAAAAATAATTGGACGCTTATTTTAGAAGCCTTGGAAAAGGTGGAATTCAAAGGTCCTTTTATGTTTGAGTCTGCCTATGACGATGAAAAAGAATTATTAGGCTGCTATCGACTGCTTTACAATAATTATTTAAGGAGTACAAAATAG